Below is a genomic region from Xiphophorus couchianus chromosome 9, X_couchianus-1.0, whole genome shotgun sequence.
TTCTGTATatacattctttttttctgtgccaACAGAATTGGGGAAGGTGAGTCGTAACTGCACAGAGTTTGGCTGGTCAGAGCTCTTTCCTCATTATATCGAAGCCTGCCTGTATGAGGAAGGAAACAGCAGCCACCCTGTGAGTTTATCACCGGCTGTCAGGTTCAGATCTTCATATTGCAGCCTCTGTACGCAGTTCTTattgtattcatgttttttttcaggataTGTATTATGTGTCAGTGAAGGCTCTGTACACAGTGGGCTACAGCACCTCTCTGGTGTCCCTCACCACAGCTATGGTCATCCTGTGCAGATTCAGGTGAGACTttcagaagaaggaaaaaatgtgttattgatgtgttgcacatttcttacagataaaaacataaagtaatACTTAAATAGTTTAATGTGactaaagcttaaaaaaatctgattgaaaGTCAGAAGAAATAAAGCTACTAAAAATCATTCATCTaatcaaaagtcaaaaagaaagATAACAAGGACAATACTTGATACCTAGATGTGTTTTTGGTAATTGGAGAGATCCAGTAGGTGCTTGAAGATAGCAAGAATCACATTTTAAGGAGTCTAAGGTCAAATTTGATTCTGTGCTATCATCCGTGTTGGTGTGACTGCAGAGTGTTCAAGGCTCGGGGGGCGGGGCAGTTTCACAAACTGTCTGTATGGATGTTTAGGGTCTGAATCTGCCTGAGGGGAGTGTGATGAAGAGGTGGTTCGGTTATTCAGGGATGTGTGTGGTCCCGCAGGATTTTTGTGGCCCTTGTGAGGAAGCAGCTGCCCAGTGTGCTGAACGCTGCccagcaaaatgaaaatgctgCCAAAATTCTGATTATAATGTTACAATTACTGCAAAACCAATGAGTGGAAGATTATCTGCCAtttagataaaaagaaacatcatcTGGTATAGCAAACCAGTAGATATGCTAACATCCATTAAGATGAATGGATTCAGGTGATGAACAAGTTGTTGGAAACCAGTTTCCCAAATGTCAGTCATGCAAATGAGTTCATTAGCATTTTGGTTCAAAAAaatcatatatacagtatatatatatttccactTGATTATGTatcattttgtgttggtctttgaTATAGAACTAAAATACACTATGGTTTTTGGTGGtaatgtgaaaaggtttgtaTGCTATGAATACTTTATAGAAGGGAGCAAAttttcaaaagtctaaaaataaaatcacaacattCTAAAACAGAGATCTGTTTATGTTTGTGAACTAAGTCCCAATATAAGCTTTTTCGGATCCATTgcatttatgtttctttttactaCTAGTTGATAATGTTTATCAGCAgaccaaataaatatttgaatatgaGCATCTTCAGCATGCAAAGCTCCTCTTTGGTTTCCTCACAGGAAGCTGCACTGCACCAGGAACTTCATCCACATGAACCTTTTCGTGTCGTTCATCCTGAGAGCAATTTCTGTCTTCATCAAAGACAGTGTGCTTTACGCAGAGGAAGACAGTGACCACTGCTTCATACATACTGTAAgttacataaacacacacacacattcacacacaggtcttttctttctcttggtGATTCTTAACTCTGCTTTCCATCGTACCTGAAGCTGGAGTGTCGAGCTGTGATGATATTCTTCCACTACTGTGTCCTCTCCAACTACTTCTGGCTCTTCATCGAGGGTCTGTACCTCTTCACTTTACTGGTGGAGACTTTCTTCCCTGAGAAGAGATACTTCTACTGGTACATTGTCATCGGCTGGGGTGAGATCTTTAAACCTAGTCTGAATGAGGTGGTCAAACATTTGGTGCATTGATTACATCAGTGTTTGTGATTTTCAACAGGAACGCCAACAGTGTGTGTGACCATCTGGGCGGTCCTGAGGCTGCACTATGATGACATAGGGTTGGTTCTAAATAATTgatgaaagaaatgttgtgctgaggtttgtgtgtgcatgttgtgaatattttttgctCTCTCAGGTGTTGGGACATGAATGACAACGCTGCCATCTGGTGGGTGATAAAGGGACCTGTTCTGGCTTCAATTATGGTGAGAAACAATGATAAAAACACTACATACATTGTCTCGATAATATATACCGTTTTACGGTTTCCACATTTTGCTCCATTACAGATTTCTTCCAAAGCCAGTTTTAgtacaactttttttaaattaaaggagGTTTTCTTGTGTCTTTAAGGACTAACATCCACAAATGCCTGGATGGTGGTGGTGTGTATATGCAACATTCAAAATAGTGTTTAATCAGTTGAATTTATCCAAGTTGAGCAAAATCAAGTTGTTGAAGGTTTTCAAGGATGATTGGTGGAAAGCAGAAGCACCGGAGCTGTTTTGAGTGGAATAGGAATAGATGTGTACATatgatgtttaaatgtttacatgctgtaaaaattaacaaaaaaaatatttcaaatgtcatgtttggtGGTTTTgtgtaaatgaaagaaaataaaacgtATTTGTTTTAGAATATCTAAAGTAAAAATCTGGTAAAAGGAAATGGGTTCAAGTTACTGGTGAAACTactttgataaaatattttctattgttGGATGCTTTACACAGTTAGGTCAAATAACTGTAAGGGAAATACTGTCACAGTTTTTCTATTACTGACACAGATTAGTGAcattttcctgtgtgtgtgtgtatgtgtttgcaGATAAATTTTGTACTCTTCATTGGTATCATCGTCATCCTCGTTCAGAAGCTGCAGTCCCCAGACATCGGTGGGAATGAGTCCAGTATTTACCTGTGAGTAAAtcttatttaacattttatgtctgtatcaaaaacatttaagactaATAACAAGTGAAGCTTTATCAGTACTTTGGCTACTATAAGTGTGCTTAGGTTTGCTATTAACATTTGTAATATAACAATGGCTAAATCACTCAAATATTGGCTGTGTTGCAGGAGACTGGCCCGTTCTACTCTGCTGCTGATCCCACTGTTTGGGATCCACTACACTGTGTTCGCTTTCTCCCCGGAAAACGTCAGCAAGAGGGAACGTCTTGTCTTTGAGCTCGGTCTGGGATCCTTTCAGGTGACTCCGTCCACTTCCTAAATAACCTGTTCAGCTTATTTACTCATAGAGCTTTTACATAGAGAAATGTGTGACTTGAACCTGTGTCAGACTGAATCTACAAATTTGGACTAATTtgattgaaacatttaaaagcgTTTACCTTGGTTTCTCCCTACTGACAGAGAGAATAAATACACATTCACTtctgaataattatttaatgtCTGTTGGAATATACGGTTTTACAAATCCTAACCGTTTTTGCAGGTCAGTAAGGTGGCTTTCTAAATTAATCACACTATGTAACAATGGTACAATCTGGCATATTATAGGTTTGCATCTCCTTTTAGAATGAACTTACATTGTTCTGCATATTGCTAAGACATTTGTGTTGCaacttttattgcagtagcttAAAGTTTAATcgaaaaacttacaaaaatccaaatttgatttaatggctGAAACGCAGAGGCTTGTTTTGCAGCAGATGTGGTTCAATgttcagttgtgttttattttcctccaggGATTTGTGGTGGCTGTTCTCTACTGCTTCCTGAACGGAGAGGTAAGTCTCaacttaaacatttcaaatcatCTCATTCAAGAAAGTGTATCAATGCAAGATTCAAGAAACAATTTGCTCCGTATTCCAGATATTTAACTTACAAAACCTAAATTGACTGGTTacgtttttttaaatgattttactccttgaatttatttttacttaataatttattgttaaaaaatatcctTTTCAATGTTGTTATTGCTCTAAAATCTGTAATAAACAGCTCACCATTAGACAGAAAGAATGACCTCACGATGCTAACGCAAAAACGTTTTAGAGGTATTTCATTTGCAGTTacataacaaaaatgaaaagaaaatctaagcTAAGTTTGTAGCATTAATTGATATGTTAATAATAACAagaataatttttcaaatttaccCATAATATtaaattggtgtttttttttttacatgtgtgtgtaaaaacaaaaaggcgatcgaaatgaaataaaaaaacattgtgaattaaaaaaaattgatgagTAATAATACTTGTAACACAGAAGTATGGTggataagaaaatatttttttgaaagaaaatagatAATGATGGAGAGAAAGAATACAATACAGAGAAATTGATAtctaaaatgtagaaaatacaataaaaatagaaaaaagaataaaaacctttaaataaacaacataaaataataaaaaataaaatatctcagttgattaattaaaagttgtatatgaaataaaaataacaaaaaatagtcaaacttttaacagtaaaaagtttgacttttaaagtcATATATTGTAATTGAAATACTAAGTAATGTCATATTTTCTAGATCAAAATTCACTCAAAGCgagcaaagttttgttttctcgatgcagtttttaaatgtctgtattTATTCTTGATTCCTTATTTTCTATTAGTcagttttttgttaataaacAATTGCAATAATTGATTACGTGCTTTTTCATagttaagtttttaaaatgtaaatttttttaatgtagcatACTGTACCTGACGACTCATtaagaaaatgttaagaaaaatatcttttaaatgtattttatctcCTAATCTTTTGGTAGAAATTATATGCTTTATTCAAtgttttcctttagtttttatgctttttagcTTATCCTTTTGACATGCAGATCCTTTTGGAGCTTTTTTTCCAGCTGATTTTGATTCAGCACAGATTACTTTAGGTCAGTTGTAGAGAGTGAAGGGCAGCGAGCTCGTCTCTAACCAGCGCGGTCCATTAATAATGACCTTGTGAAGTATATCCCTCAAGGTGCAATCGGAGATCAAGAGGAAATGGCGCAGCTGGACGGTGAACAGGTACTTTGCTGTGGACCTGAAGCACCGGCATCCTTCGCTGGCGAGCAGTGGGGTGAACGGGGGGACGCAGCTGTCCATCCTCAGCAAGAGCAGCTCGCAGATCCGAATGTCCAGCCTGCAGGCCGAGACCCCGGCCACCTGAGTGGCCCCTGTGGGGATGTCTCTACCGGACCTGCCGCCGCCGCCGACCCCAACCCACCCACCATCGTCCCAATGACCAACCTCACCGACCCGTTCTTCAACACAGATCCTGATGAATCCACCATGGAGACACAGCTGAACTCCAGCAACCCCAAACAGCCTCTTGTGTGAACCTGAATGTGCCAAATAAGGACTCACTGCACTCTGCTGTTTCCTGGCTGAAACCTTAAGAAGTATCGTCATCTGTCTCTACGTGTTGTGATAGTTTTAAAAGTTGTCTGGTGCTGCTGAGCAACGTGACGGGACCAGTCCGTTAATTAGGGACGTCCTCAAACTGTTGATTCCAGTCCGTCCAAATGTTCCTCAGCATTCCTGTTTAGCTCGTAGCTGCAAAATGACACTAATCACAGAGCTGTAAATACATTAGAAGACTTTTCATTTAAcattgggttttatttactctgaaaaaaaaacttgtgtgACAGCTTCAGTGGCTTTGCAGGAGCTGTTGTTGTGACTGTCAGCATATCTTGTACATTCTGAATCGGATTAATCCTGTCGCAAAGATGACTGAAACGTTAGTGGAGAGTAAAAACAATAATCTGTGTTGCATCAAGTGAAATGTAACTGTGGCTTACAGAGCTTACTCCAAATTCCACGCCGACATTCAGGATAAATCTGCCTGTCTTGCACCGATTTCCAACACTGGTGTCTATAAAACTGCGAGACTAAGTTCATGTAGTGACCTTTTAAAGGACAAAGAACCAGAGAGTACCTGCTGGTGTTTGTGTCTGGTTTTACCTACAACATAATTATTTAGACAAACATCTGCAGGCAATATGATATAAAGTGActataaatgatttattaatattattcctTACTGTCAAGCTGTGACTGCTCTATAGCGAACATTTGTGATGAATCCAAGCAGACAGAAGAATGTCAGGAAGAAAAATAGCCAGTGGTTTTCGGAAAGGAATGTTTTCTACCGTTATGTGAAAAGCCAAAACAGACGCAGGgttttgattctgattttaatgtttgagaCACGCTGAGGTTTGTTTAATACGACCACAAACACCTCTTTTCAAAACTTCAGCGCTGCTCAGAGGACAGCCACCAgtacaaaaaatgtcaatgaatCATTGTGAGTTCATACACTTGCATGAAGTTGAAGTAACTGTTGTTAtgcagttgtttttgtctttctctctctctcttttctgaGAAGTCAGTGCTTTAACTGGATGCAAGGTTTATTTTAGTGTTGAATGGGCTGCTGTGGAGACAGAGCATTGTAATATTAATTATTCTGTTACATCTACTGTCTCTTTAGCAGAGATAATGTAAAGGTCTTCAATGAAAGGTCTACATCCTCAGAAACCTCAATCACtttccagtttctgtttttgaggTATTTGGTGTCTTGTTGCTTGAGAACCCAAGAGGAAGGATTATATAAAGtatggttttaaaaaacagtaCACCCTGTTTTAACTGTTTACATATCACAATGATAAAATGATCAGGCTTTTACCAGGTTGTAAAATAATGTAGATCTACCTTCAAGTGTCAGAAAAGCATAACCAAGTCCACACAGTCAATACTTAGGAAATGAagatgaagcaaaaatgaagATGTTGTGTATGAAAACCTAAATACATCACATACTGTAAATCAGCTACTTGTGGGACAGATTTTAGTAGCAGAAGCTCTAAATAGTCATTTTCTTGTTCGACTGGATCAGCCTTTCAcacagttcagattttttttgccactCTTCTTTCCAACCATTTTTAAATCCATCAACATTTgcagatatttcttttttcacagaCTTTCAATCAGATTGatgtctagactttgactaggacattaaacaccttcattttttttttgcttttccagTCATTGTAGATTGGCTGCTGTGTTTATCATCATCCTTTAAAACTTCATACCTAACACTACCGTACGTGACAGTTCATCTGCTGCTTTGCAAAACTAAATTGACCTGCCATGTTTTTTCCTTGAACTCTCTTCACACAAGCCACATCTATTCCGTcctttaatctgattactttGTAAATGACCCTATCAGTCTTTTCCAGATGGATGGACCACAACAAATGTTTCTCCAAGGTTATTGCTGATGACTTTTCATCTGTTAAATGTTCACCAGCAAACTGAAAAGATCCTACTTTCAAAGAGGTGGCCACACTTGTTTATTTGATCAGATCCTTTAATAGCAGAACCTGGCTTCTACATTCCACCTTATGTCATAGTCAAACTGAAAGAGTCTACTTGATTTTTCCATCTTTGAGAAATAACTATAAGGTAAATATGTTGTGTTCTGGACACCTGATgttagatcaaaaatactttttactacCTGGTTAAAAAAACTTCATGTTTA
It encodes:
- the adcyap1r1b gene encoding pituitary adenylate cyclase-activating polypeptide type I receptor isoform X2, which translates into the protein MFAFKINFLTLALLLILPSGSRQQVPSNCVIKREQEKCMEMMALEDSDSEFDCPWFWDNLTCWQPAKVGEVIQMNCPELFSQFMSEEDYELGKVSRNCTEFGWSELFPHYIEACLYEEGNSSHPDMYYVSVKALYTVGYSTSLVSLTTAMVILCRFRKLHCTRNFIHMNLFVSFILRAISVFIKDSVLYAEEDSDHCFIHTLECRAVMIFFHYCVLSNYFWLFIEGLYLFTLLVETFFPEKRYFYWYIVIGWGTPTVCVTIWAVLRLHYDDIGCWDMNDNAAIWWVIKGPVLASIMINFVLFIGIIVILVQKLQSPDIGGNESSIYLRLARSTLLLIPLFGIHYTVFAFSPENVSKRERLVFELGLGSFQGFVVAVLYCFLNGEVQSEIKRKWRSWTVNRYFAVDLKHRHPSLASSGVNGGTQLSILSKSSSQIRMSSLQAETPAT
- the adcyap1r1b gene encoding pituitary adenylate cyclase-activating polypeptide type I receptor isoform X1, yielding MFAFKINFLTLALLLILPSGSRQQVPSNCVIKREQEKCMEMMALEDSDSEFDCPWFWDNLTCWQPAKVGEVIQMNCPELFSQFMSEEDYELGKVSRNCTEFGWSELFPHYIEACLYEEGNSSHPDMYYVSVKALYTVGYSTSLVSLTTAMVILCRFRKLHCTRNFIHMNLFVSFILRAISVFIKDSVLYAEEDSDHCFIHTLECRAVMIFFHYCVLSNYFWLFIEGLYLFTLLVETFFPEKRYFYWYIVIGWGTPTVCVTIWAVLRLHYDDIGCWDMNDNAAIWWVIKGPVLASIMINFVLFIGIIVILVQKLQSPDIGGNESSIYLRLARSTLLLIPLFGIHYTVFAFSPENVSKRERLVFELGLGSFQGFVVAVLYCFLNGEYIPQGAIGDQEEMAQLDGEQVLCCGPEAPASFAGEQWGERGDAAVHPQQEQLADPNVQPAGRDPGHLSGPCGDVSTGPAAAADPNPPTIVPMTNLTDPFFNTDPDESTMETQLNSSNPKQPLV